A DNA window from Loxodonta africana isolate mLoxAfr1 chromosome 7, mLoxAfr1.hap2, whole genome shotgun sequence contains the following coding sequences:
- the LOC135231958 gene encoding olfactory receptor 5P76-like, producing MDSLVDGNHTAVTEFISLGLTEDPTLRVALFMVILCIYLVTISGNLSTIILIRISSQLHRPMYFSLSHLALTDIGFSSSVTPNMLVNFLVEKNTISYIGCGIQLGSAAFFGPLECFLLAAMAYDRFVAICSPLLYSTKMSTQVCDQLFSVAYLGSFLNASSFMISFFSLFFCGANQVNHFFCDFAPLVELSCSDVSIHAVVPSFSAGSITVVTVIVIAVSYVYILITILKMRSTEGRYKAFSTCTSHVTAVTLFYGTTTFIYVMPKSSYSTDRNRVVSVFYTVVIPMLNPLIYSLKNNEIKASLKRQLGRKIFS from the coding sequence GATCCTACCCTTCGGGTCGCCCTCTTCATGGTCATCTTATGCATCTATCTGGTGACCATATCTGGCAATCTCAGCACAATCATCCTTATCAGAATCTCTTCTCAGCTCCATCGTCCTATGTATTTTTCCCTGAGCCACTTGGCTTTGACTGACATAGGCTTTTCATCCTCTGTCACACCCAATATGCTTGTAAACTTCCTGGTGGAGAAAAATACAATCTCCTATATTGGATGTGGGATCCAACTTGGATCAGCTGCTTTCTTTGGACCACTTGAGTGTTTTCTTCTGGCtgccatggcctatgatcgctttGTAGCAATCTGCAGCCCACTGCTTTATTCAACTAAAATGTCCACACAAGTCTGTGATCAGTTATTCTCTGTGGCTTACCTAGGTAGTTTTCTCAATGCTTCCTCATTTatgatttccttcttttctttattcttctgtggaGCAAATCAGGTCAATCATTTTTTCTGCGACTTTGCTCCTTTAGTTGAACTTTCCTGTTCTGATGTCAGTATCCATGCAGTGGTCCCCTCATTTTCTGCTGGCTCCATCACTGTGGTCACAGTGATTGTCATAGCTGTCTCCTACGTCTACATCCTCATCACCATTCTGAAGATGCGCTCCACTGAGGGTCGCtacaaggccttctccacctgtacATCCCACGTCACTGCAGTCACTCTGTTCTATGGGACCACTACATTCATTTATGTGATGCCCAAGTCCAGCTACTCTACTGACCGGAACAGGGTGGTATCTGTGTTCTACACAgtggtgatccccatgttgaaCCCCCTCATCTACAGTCTCAAAAATAATGAGATTAAGGCCTCTCTCAAGAGGCAGCTtggtagaaaaatattttcttaa
- the LOC135232146 gene encoding olfactory receptor 5P6-like — protein MDSPVDVNHTAVTEFILLGLTEDPALPVALFMVILCIYLVTISGNLSTIILTRISSQLHHPMYFFLSHLAFSDVGYLSSVTPNMLINFLVERHTISYLGCAIQLGSVVFFGSAECCLLAAVAFDRFVAICNPLLYLIKVSTQVCVQLFSVAYICAFLSSCCCTICFDSLYFCGPNQVNHFFCDFAPLVELSCSDVSIPAVVPSFSAGSINVVTVFVIAISYAYILITILKMRSTQGRHKAFSTCTSHLTAVTLFYGTITFIYVMPKSNYSTEQNKLVSVFYTVAIPMLNPLIYSLRNNEIKAALKRQLGRKIFP, from the coding sequence ATGGATTCCCCGGTAGATGTGAACCACACTGCAGTGACAGAGTTCATTTTATTGGGCTTAACAGAAGATCCTGCCCTTCCGGTCGCCCTCTTTATGGTCATCCTATGCATCTATCTGGTGACCATATCTGGCAATCTCAGCACAATCATCCTTACCAGAATCTCTTCTCAGCTCCATCatcctatgtattttttcctgagcCACTTGGCTTTTTCTGACGTAGGCTATTTATCTTCTGTCACACCTAATATGCTTATAAACTTCCTGGTGGAGAGACATACAATCTCCTATCTTGGATGTGCCATCCAGCTTGGTTCAGTTGTTTTCTTTGGGTCAGCTGAGTGCTGTCTTCTGGCTGCCGTGGCCTTTGATCGCTTTGTAGcaatctgcaacccactgctttaTTTAATTAAAGTGTCCACGCAAGTCTGTGTCCAGCTGTTCTCTGTGGCTTATATATGTGCTTTTCTCAGTAGTTGTTGTTGTACTATTTGCTTTGATTCTTTATACTTCTGTGGACCAAATCAGGTTAATcattttttctgtgattttgCTCCTTTAGTTGAACTTTCCTGTTCTGATGTCAGTATCCCTGCAGTGGTCCCCTCATTTTCTGCTGGCTCCATTAATGTGGTCACAGTGTTTGTCATAGCCATCTCCTACGCCTACATCCTCATCACCATCCTGAAGATGCGCTCCACTCAGGGCCgccacaaggccttctccacctgcacTTCCCACCTCACTGCAGTCACTCTGTTCTATGGGACCATTACATTCATTTATGTGATGCCGAAATCCAACTATTCTACTGAACAGAACAAGTTGGTGTCTGTGTTCTATACGGTGGCAatccccatgctgaaccccctCATCTACAGTCTCAGGAATAATGAGATTAAGGCTGCTCTCAAGAGACAGCTTGGTagaaaaatatttccttaa